The Mesoterricola silvestris sequence CGTGAGGGCCCTGATCAAGGCCCTTGCGAAAAAGAGCGGCAAGCCCATCAGCATACTCAACCTACCGCTCCAGCTCGTCACCGTGAGCTTCGAGAACCTGCCGTTCGACAAGGCTCTGGCCCATGTCCTCGCCGCGGGGGGCCTGGATTTCCGCATGGTGGATGGCGTCTGCGTGGTCGGCCAGTCCGTGGATCTCCGGCTGCAATACCCCCAGGCCACGGACGGGGAACTGGACGCCACCTACCGGTGCCGGCGGGTGGGCGCCGCCACCCTGGCTTCCACCCTCACCAACCTCCTGCCCGGGATCAGGGCCTTCCCCGGCCCCCTGTTCCTGTCGCCGGAACTCAAGGATTCGTCCGGCGCGGACACCCAGGGGGGACAGGTCAAGACCTTCGGCGCCACGGACACCTCGTACCGCACCCACGACGTGGTCATCTCCGGCCCCGCGGACCTGGTCCGCAGGGCCCTGACCCTGGCCCAGAAGTTCGACCGGTCCCGCAGGATGGTGCGGCTCAAGGTGAAGATCATCACCATCAACGAGAGCGCCAAGAAGAACCTGGGCGTGAACTGGATGGATGTCGTCAGCCTGGCCGCCACGGAGCGGCCCAACGTGGATGCCCTGGGCTTTCCCCTCAAGGAAGGCGGGAACGCGACCGGCGCCCTGGTGGACGGCATTCGCATGGGCAAGTTCGCCCACGCCCCGCTGACCATCAGCGCCACCCTCCACGTGCTGGAGCAGAAGGGCCTCGCCAAGACCCTCTCCAACCCCACCCTCATGATCCTCGACGGGGAACGCAGCTTCATCCTCGACGGCGAGAAGTACTACTACCCCGAATTCAAGAGCCGCGACCAGAACGGCCAGGCCATCTTCGGCGCGGCCGAGATGAAGATCGGCGTGTACCTCCAGGTCAGCGTCCAGGTGGGCACGGACAACGACATGATCCTGACCCTCTATCCGCAGGTCACCACCATCGCCGGGTATACCACCATCAACGGCGCCAACGTGCCCAATGTCTTCACCTCGGAGGAACAGACCACCGTGAGGGCCACCAGTGGCGAGGTCCTGGTGCTGGGGGGCCTGACCCGCGAGAGAACGGGCAGCGACCGCAACGGCCTTCCGTTCCTCTCCCGCATCCCGCTGCTGGGCCGGCTCTTCTCCAGCAGCACGAAGGAATCCGTCAAGTCGGAACTGATGATCATCCTCACGCCGGAATTGGTGGAGGAGCCGGCGCCGAAGACCGACATGATCTTCACCGCCTCGGATGCCCATGGGGCGCCACCCGCGCCGGCGGGGGCCGGGGAGCCCCCGGCGGCCTCAACCGACGGACGCCAGCTACCGTAGGTACCCGTAGAGGTTCAGGTCCATCGCGACGGACCCGCCCCCGGACTCCAGCTCCGTCAGCTCTCCCCGGACCTCGGCGCCCCCGGGCACCACGAGACCCGGGGAGAAACGCTTGCTCAGGACCTTGGTGGCGAGGTGGGATTCCAGGTGCCCGGTGACCCCCCCGAGGTTGAAGGAGGCGGGGCCCTGCTTCAGGATGAGGCTCAGGAGGGCGGAACGGGCGGATCGGGCCCCGCCGCCGTGCAGGGTGAAGGAGGCCTCGGTGATCACCAGGGTCCTTCCCGGCGGGACGCGGTACGTCTCGCCTTCCCGGGGGCCGGAGAACACGCCGTTCTCGCACAGGGACCAGGACATCATCCGCGGGGAATGGCGCACGGCCCTGCCCTGGACGAGGACCACCGACGGTTCGGCGCCGAAGGCGTGGGCCGCCAGGAAAGCCGTGGCCGCCGCAATCCTCAAGACCTTCAAATCCATTGGCATCACCTCAGTGTTCAGGTGCCGGAATCCCCCCGAAGGTTCACGCGTTTCGAGCGCCAGACCGAAGGCGAAAGCCCCGTCTCCCGGCGGAACATCCGCGCGAAGTAGGCCTGGGAGCTGAACCCCAGGGCCCGGGCCACGGCGCCGATGGTCAGGCGGGAGTCCTCGAGCATCCGGCAGGCCCGGTCGAGGCGCAGGAGGAGCCGGTACCGCTGGGGCGCCAGGCCCGTCTGGGCCCGGAAGCTGCGCCGGAACCACGAGTAGCTCACCCCCAGTTCCGAGGCCGCCGCCTCCAGGTTGAGGCGGTCCCCGGCGGGATCGGCCAGGATGCGGCGGGCGTCGTTCACGAGCCGGCCCTGGCGGCCCTCGCCCACGCCCTGGCGCCCGGCGATCTCCAGCCTGGCCAGGAGGTCCCCCAGCGCTCCGGCCATGAGCAGCCCCGCCCCCGCCGGGGGGTTGCGGGCCAGTTCCCGCAGCTTGACGATGCCCCCCAGGAGGCCCTCGTCGAACCCCGCCCGCACCACCCGGGGCGGGGTTCCGAAAAGGTCAAGCCCCGCCCAGCGCTCCATCCAGGCGCCGCCGAAATCCACGTGGTGGAGGGTGCAGCCCCTCCGGGCGTCGGGGACCAGGTCGCAGCCCTCCCGGCTGTCCAGGAGCACCACCTCCCCCGCCTCCACCCGCAGCCGGTGCCGCCCCAGCAGCGCCTCTCCGCGCACCAGGTAGAGCAGCCGCCACCCCGAGGGCGGCGCCCCCATGCCGCCCTCCACGGAACCCACGGCCGTGGCGTAGAGGCCCCAGGCCTGTTCGAGGGGGGTGGGGGTGAAGGTGGTCAGTTCGGGCATGGGCCGGGTCCTGTGTCAGAAAGTGCAAACAGTCTGCCAGAAGTGCGGCTATGCGGGGTGTTGCCGGATCCCTATGCTCACCTTGTCCCCCCGGAGCGGCCATGCGCGATGTCCTGAAGCACCTCAAGCAGTACCTGCTTTGCGGGGTATCGCACGTCATTCCCTTCGTGGCCTGCGGCGGCATCCTCATCGCCTTCTCCATCGCGCTTGCCCCCATGCGGCCCGGCCTCGGGCCGGACTTCAGCCACGCCCCGGCGCTCAAGGTGCTCCTGGACATCGGCTCGGCGGCGTTCACCCTGGTGGTGCCCGTGCTCTCGGGCTACATCGCCTTCGGCATGACGGACCGCCCGGGCCTGGTCCCCGGATTCGTGGGCGGCTTCGTGGCCAACACCGTGGGCGCCGGGTTCCTGGGGGGCATCATTTCGGGGCTGCTGGCCGGGGGCGCCGTGATGCTCCTCAAGCGCATCCCCGTGAACCGCCTCCTGCGGCCCATCATGCCCATCCTGGTGATCCCGGTGCTTTCCTCGGTGGCGGTGGGCCTGCTGATGTACGGCCTCCTGGGCGCGCCCATCCGGGACCTCATGGGCGCCATGGGCCAGGCCCTGCGGGGCCTGGGAAGCGGGAACCAGGTGTTCCTGGGGCTGGTGCTGGGGGCCATGATCGCCTTCGACATGGGCGGACCCGTGAACAAGACGGCGTTCTTCTTCGGGGTGGCCATGATCAAGGAGGGCAACGTGGCCGTCATGGGCGCCTGCGCCGCGGCCATCTGCATCCCCCCCCTGGGCCTGGGCCTGGCCACGCTGCTGGCCCCCTCCCGCTGGAGCGCCCAGGAGCGGGAATCGGGCCTGGCCGCCCTGGCCATGGGCGCCATCGGCATCACCGAGGGCGCCATCCCCTTCGCGGCCGCCGACCCCCTGCGGGTCATCCCCGTCATCATGGGCGGCTCCGCCCTGGGGGCGGTCCTGGCCATGCTGGGCGGCGTGGGGGACCACGCCCCCCACGGGGGGCTCATCGTCATGCCCGTGGTGGACCACCGCCTGTGGTACCTGGCCGCGATCCTCGCGGGCACCCTCGCCGTGGCCGTCGCCATGAATATCGTCCGGGCCGGCGGGCCCAAGGAGGCCAAATGAAGATCATCGCCATCACCGCCTGCCCCACGGGCATCGCCCACACGTACATGGCCGCCGAATGCCTGGAACGGGCGGGTGCCCAGCTGGGGCACCAGGTCAAGGTGGAGACCCAGGGCGCCATGGGCGTGGAGAACCGCCTCACGGAAGACGATATCGCGGGCGCCGACGCCCTCATCCTCGCCGCGGACATCCCCGTGACCGGGCGCGAACGCTTCGACGGCGTCCCCCGGATCCTGGAGGTGCCGGTGCAGCAGGCCATCCGGAATCCGGCCGAGATCTTCGGCCGGCTCCCATGACCCGGGAAACAGTCTTCGCCTTCCCCCTCCCCGGAGGGCTCCACGCGCGGCCCGCGGCCGCGCTCCGGGACCGGGCCCTGGCCTTCGACGCCCGTTGCGTGTTCATCAACGACCGCACCGGAGCCCGGGCCCCCCTGGGCAATCTGCTGGGCCTGCTGGCCACCGACACCCGCCACCGGGACCCCTGCCGGATCCTGGCCGAGGGCCCCGGCGCGGAGTTGGCCCGGGCGGACCTGGCGGACTTCCTCCAGGGGGCCTTCCTGGCCTGCGACGCCCCCGGGGAGCCGCCCCGGGAATCGCCCCGGGCCGGCATCGCCCTCCGCCGCATCCTCGACGGGGCCGGCTGCGCCTTCCACCAGGGCCTCCCCGTGGCCCCCGGCGTGGGCACGGGCCCGGCGGTGCTGGACCGGCCCCCCAGGACGGCCATCCAGGGGGCGCCCTGCGCGGATCCGGCGGCGGCCTCCCGGGACCTGCACGGGGCCCTGGCCCGGGTGCTGGAGGCCCTGCGCGCCGGCGCGGCCCTGCCCGGCGACCCCGCCCGCGCCGCGGTGCTGGAGGCCCAGGCCGCCATGCTCCAGGACGCGGAATGGATCGCCGTCATGGAGGAGGGCCTGGCCCAGGGCGCCCCCGCTGCCGTGTACCGGGGCGCGCGGTGGGCCCGGGCCCGGCTCCTGGCCTCCGGCAGCCCCTACCTGCGGGAGCGGGCCCTGGACGTGCAGGACCTGGGGGACCGGCTCCTGGCCGAACTCGGCGCCGCCGCGCCCGGCGTCCTGGAACTGCCGGGCCCCTGCGTGGTGGTGGCCCACGACCTCACCCCCTCCCGGCTCCTGGCCCTGGACCGCCGCCTGGTGCGGGGCCTGGTGCTTGCCGAGGGCGCGGCCACCTCCCACACCGCCATCCTGGCGCGCAATTTCGGCATCCCCTGCGTGGCCGGCGCCGGGGGCCCCGCCCTGGCCCCGGGGCAGCGGGTCACCGTGGACGGCGACCGGGGCCTGGTGGTGCCGGATCCCCCCGCGGCCCTGGAGGCCTACTACGGGATCCAGGCGCGGGAACGCTCCCGGCTTCCGGCCCCGGGCGCCGGCCTCACCTCCGACGGGGTGCCCATCGGGCTCCAGGCCAACATCCTGGGCGCCGGAGAAGCCGGGCCCGCCTTCGCCTGCGGAGCGGAGGGCATCGGCCTCTTCCGTTCCGAGATGCTTTTCCTGGACCGGGATTCCGCCCCCGGGGAGGAGGAGCAGTACCAGGCCTACCGCCAGGTCCTGGAAGCCGCCGCGGGAAGGCCCGTGGTGCTCCGGCTCCTGGATGTGGGCGGCGACAAGCCCCTGCCCTACCTGCCCCTGCCCCCGGAGGCGAACCCGTACCTGGGGCGCCGCGGGGTGCGGTGGTACGCGCTGCACCCCGACCTGGTGCGGACCCAGCTGCGCGCCGCGGCCCGGGCCTCGGCCCACGGGGACCTGCGCCTCATGATCCCCATGGTGGCCGAGGCCGCGGAGATCCGCGCGGTGCGCGCCCTGATGGCCGAGGCGGCGGAGGCCCCCCTGCCCCTGGGCATCATGGTGGAGGTGCCCGCCGCAGCCCTGAACCTGGAGGCCCTGGCGCGGGAGGCGGACTTCCTTTGCGTGGGAACCAACGACCTGGTGCAGTACCTGTTCGCCGCGGACCGCGGGGACGCCCGGGTCGCCAGGGCTTCCCACGACTGGCACCCGGCGACCCTCCGGGTGCTGGCGCGCATCGTCGCCCAGGCCTCCGGGCGCCCCCTGAGCCTCTGCGGGGAGATGGCGGGCCGGCCCGGGCTGCTGCCCCTCCTGGTGGGCCTGGGCTTCCGGACCCTGAGCCTGGCACCGGCCCTCCTGCCGGAGGCGCGCCGGGCCCTGGCGCGCCTGGACTCGGCCCGGTGCCGGGACCTGGCGGAGCGGGCCCTGGCCTCGGAGGACGCCGACGCCGTGGAGGCCCTGCTGAGGGAAGGCGCCGGGCAGGGCCGGACCGCCGAGCTGGTCACCCTGGACCTCATCGAGCCCCGGGCCTCCTGCGCCAGCAAGGAGGAGGCCATCAAGCTCCTGGCCGAGCGCGTGGCGGCCCTCGGCCGGGCCCGGGACCCCCTGGCCCTGGAGGAGGCCGCCTGGGAGCGGGAACTCACCTACGCCACGGGCGTGGGCTTCGGTTTCGCCGTGCCCCATTGCAAATCCACCGCGGTGGAGATCCCCTCCCTGGCGGTGCTGCGCCTGGCCGAGCCCGTCCCGTGGGGCTCCCTGGACGGGCTTCCCGTGGACTGCCTCCTGTTCCTGGCCACCCCCGCCGGGGACGGCGGCCAGGAGCACCTGCGCATCTTCGCGCGCCTCGCCCGCAAGCTCATGGACCCCGCCTTCCGCGACGCCCTGCGCGCCGCCCCATCCTCCCAGGAAATCCTCACGCTCCTCGGCCACCAGGTCATCACCCCCATCTGACAGGACCCCCCATGCGCAGAACCCTCCTCGCCGCCTCCCTCACCACCTCCCTGGCCTCCCTCCTCGCCGCGGCGCCCGACCTCGAGAAGGACCGGACCCTCTTCGTGGCCAACTACTCCCACCTGGACACCCAGTGGCGGTGGGCCTATCCCCTGGTGGTCAAGGAGATGCTCCGCAACACCCTCTACGACAACTTCCGCATCATGGAAGAGCATCCGGAATACGTCTTCAACTGGTCCGGCGCCGGACGCTACCAGCTCATCAAGGAGTACTACCCGGCCGAGTACGCGCGCCTCAAGGCCTACGTGGCCAAGGGCCAGTGGTGGCCCTCCTCCAATGCCTGGGAGGAATCGGACGTGAACGTCCCCGCCTCCGAATCCGTCATCCGCCAGCTCCTGGTGGGCCATTCCTTCTTCAAGCGCGAATTCGGCACCGAAAGCTCGGACTTCATGCTTCCGGACTGCTTCGGGTTCCCGGCCTCCCTGCCCTCCATCCTGGCCCACTGCGGCCTCAAGGGCTTCTCGACCCAGAAGCTCACCTGGCATTCCGCCAACGGCATCCCCTTCAACGTGGGCCGGTGGGAGGGGCCCGACGGGAATTCCGTGGTGGCCGCGCTGAACGCCGGCACCTATGACGCGCACCTCACCGCGCCCCTGGACGGGGAGGCCTGGGTGAAGCGTCTGGACGCCAACGGCGCCGCCTCGGGCCTGAAGGTGGACTACCTCTACAACGGCAACGGGGACGAGGGCGGGTCCCCCTTCCCGGATTCCCTGGCCACCCTCTGGGCGGGCCTCAGGGCCAAGGGCCCCGTGAAGGTCCTGGCGGGCCGCGCGGACCTGATGTTCGACGCCATCACCCCGGCCCAGAAGGCCAAGCTCCCCGGCTACCGCGGGGACCTCCTCCTAATCGAGCACTCCGCGGGCTCCCTCACCTCCCAGGCCTTCATGAAGCACCTGAACCGGCGCAACGAGCTGCTCGCGGACGCCGCGGAAAAGGCCTCCACCGCGGCCCACCTCCTGGGCGCGGCGCCGTACCCCGCCGCCACCCTGGAAAAGGCCTGGGGCCTCATGCTGCGCAACGAATTCCACGACATCCTGCCCGGCACCTGCCTGCCCCGGAGCTACGAGTACGCCTGGAACGACGAGCTCCTGGCGGCCAAGGCCTTCCAGGGGAGCCTGGAGGACGGCGTCGCCGCCGTCACCCGCGGCCTGGACACGCGGGTGGCGGGAACCCCGGTGGTGGTCTTCAATCCCCTGGGCATCGCCCGGGAGGACGTGGTGGACGCCCTGGTGCCCGAGGCCCTGGCCAAGGCCGGAAGCCTGGTGGCCACGGACGGCGCCGGGCGCAGGCTGCCCACCCAGCTCACGGTGGGACCCGACGGCAGGGCCCACGTGATCTTCCGGGCCCAGGTGCCCTCCGTGGGCTTCGCGGTCTTCGGCCTCCAGGCCGGGCCGGCCCCCGCGGGCAGGGAACTCTCCGTTTCGGCCCGGGTCCTTGAGAACGCCCGGTACCGCGTGACCCTGCTGGACTCGGGGGACCTGGGTGGCATCTACGACAAGGCCGCGCGGCGCGAACTTCTTTCGGGTCCCGGGCGCCTGGCCTTCCAGCACGAGAAGCCCTCGCGGTGGCCGGCCTGGAACATGGACTGGACCGACCGCCAGAAGCCGGCCCGGGCCTTCGTGTCGGGCCCCGCGCGCATCGAGATCGTCGAGGACGGCCCGGTGAGGGTGTCCCTCCGGGTGGAGCGGGAATCCGAGGGCTCGCGCTTCCAGCAGACCTACAGCCTCACCCAGGGCGGGGACCGGGTGGAGGTGGCCAACCTCGTGGACTGGAAGTCCTCGGAGAGCTCCCTCAAGGCGGACCTGCCCCTGGCGGTCTCCAATCCCCAGGCCACGTACAACTGGGACCTGGGCACCGTCTCCCGGGGCAACAACGAGCCCCGGAAGTTCGAGGTGCCCACCCACGGATGGATGGATCTCACGGACACCAAGGGCGACTACGGCGTCACCGTACTCACCGGCGCCAAGTACGGCAGCGACAAGCCCGATGACCACACCCTGCGCCTCACCCTGCTGTACACTCCGGGAGTCGGCAAGGACTACCGGGAGCAGCGGTGGCAGGACTGGGGCCGCCACGTCTTCACCTACGGCATCGCCGGCCACAGGGGGGACTGGCGCAAGGCCGGCAGCCCCTGGCTGGCCCAGCGCCAGGACCGGCCCCTGGAGGCCTTCCAGGCCGAGGCCCACGCCGGGCCCCTGGGCCGGACCTTCAGCCTCCTCCAGGTTTCCGGGGCCCAGGTGGCCATCCAGGCCGTGAAGCGCGCCGAAGACGGGGAGGGCATCGTCGTGCGCCTCCAGGAGCTGGACGGCGCCGCCGCGAAGGTGGCCCTGAAGGCCGCCGGCCCCGTGCGCGGGGCCCGGGAGCTGGACGGCCTGGAGCGCCCCCTGGGGGCGGTCGCCGTGAAGGATGGCGGCCTCCAGCTGGCCTTCGGCCCCTACCAGCTGCGCACCCTGGGTCTGCGCCTGGAGGCCCCGGCGGCCCTGGCCGCCCCCGCCTCCACGCCCCTGGACCTGCCCTTCAACCTGCAGGCCTTCACCGACGACGGCCACCGCGACGACGGCGCCATGGACGGCGCCTTCACGGGCTACCCCGCCGAGATGATCGAGGACACCGTCCAGGCCGCGGGCGTCACCTTCCGCATGGGTCCCCGCGCCCCCCGCAGCCTCAACGCCGTGGCCAGCGACGGCCAGGTGCTCGCCCTGCCCGCGGGCACGCGCCGGGTGCACCTCCTGGTGGCCGCCTCCGGGACCGGGGCCCGCGCCGTGTTCACCGCGGGCCCCGCCGCCACCACCGTCCAGGTGCCGGCCTGGACGGGCTACCTGGGCTCCTGGGACAACCGGGTCTTCGACGGCGAGGTTTCCGAAAAGACCTACAGCGTGGACAACCCCCTGCTGCGGGTGGACCCCGCCTTCCTGGCCCCGGGCCGGCCCGCCTGGTGGGCCTCGCACCTCCACGCCAAGGGGGAGGACCGGGTGTACGAGTACAGCTACATGTTCGCCACCGCGGTGGAGATCCCCGAGGGCGTCACGACCCTGACCCTGCCCCGGGACCGGAACGTGAAGGTCTTCGCCGCCACCGCCGCCTCCGTGGACAACACCGGCGCCGCGCCCCTGCGCCCCTTCTTCCCCGAGCTCCTGCGGGACGCCGCCTTCCGGGCGAGGTTCTCCAGGCCCTGAGGACGCTATACTCCAGGCCACGGGAGAACGCATGATCCGCAGATGTTCGGACCTTTCCATGGAGCCCCGGCTCGCCATCCGCGGCGGGTCGGGGCCGGCCCTGAGCGGCGACTATTTCGGCATGGGCGCCATGGACGGCGTCCTGAGCGCGGGCCGCACGGTGCTGGAGCCCGGCTCCAGCATCGGCGAGCACCCCCACCCCAACACCGACGAGCTCTACCTGATCCTGGAGGGCCGGGGCACCGGGATCCTGGACGGGGAGCGGTTCCCCGTGGGCCCGGGGGACCTCTTCATCCTGAAGGCGGGGCACTCCCACGGCCTGGTGAACGATTCGGACGCACCCCTGGCCTTCTTCGGGCTGCTCACCCGGCAAACGCCCCCGGCCCCCTTGTCCAAATAAATAGTTAATACATAATTCAGGGCATGCCCCCGGCGGGGCGCCCCCGGGCAACGCTCCGCCCGAATCCCCCTCGCCCCGCCAGGGAGTCCCCGTGGCCTCGTCCGCCCGTTGAGCATGCGGCCCTCCATCCGCCTTTTCCCGCTCCTTATGGCCCTGGCCCCCGGGCTCCACGCCCAGGACCGCCTGGAGCTCCTGAACCGCTCGGGCCGGCCCTGGACGCTCGCCCTGGCCGAGGGGGCCAAGCCCGGCCGGGGATCCCTGACCCTCGTGGACAAGTTCACGGGACGGGTCCGGGCCCAGCTCGCGAAGACCGGGGAGCAGGTGGTGCTGCCCCCCCAGGGCCGTTTCCTCCTGGTTTTCAACCGGGTTGGGGGCTACCTCTACCAGGATTTCCTGCTCCGGGACAGCTTCGGCTTCTACGGCGAATATGTGGCCTGCGTGGAATTCCTATCCAGCCCGGGCATCTCGGTCCAGCTTGTGGACCAGCACGTGGGCCCCCCCATGGACCAAGCGGATGATGGTGCGATCAAACAATACGTCCTGGACGCCATCGCAATTGGAAGTGGAAACATCATTATCCATCCCAATTCACTGAAAGAAATCGGCAGTTCCAGCCACGGATCCCTCCATTTACCCCCGTTCGCTCCTTTGGTGTTACCAACAAACTGATTTATCGACCTATTGACAACATCAATAAAGTCTCCAAACTTGATCTGTGGATTGAGTCACAACTTCAATCACGACAAAGAATAATTAATCCCAATTCCATCGGAGTCCCCCGTGAACAGGTTTGTTCTGGCCATCCTTCTCTGCCCCAGCCTCACCCTGGCGGCCCAATCCCCCGCCCGGCCCGCCCCCCAGCCGGGCTCGGACCCCATCCTCGTGGGCGACTACCGGCCCACCCCCGTGGACCAGCCCCAGGTGCGGGAGGCCAAGGATTTCCTCCAGCAGAAGCTCCCCGGCATGACCCTCCTGGACGTGACCCGCGCCTACACCCAGGTGGTGGCCGGCCTCAACGTCAAGCTCCAGGCCAAGGTCCTGGACGAGGAAGGGACCATGGACTGGGAGTTCGTCGCCTTCCAGGGCCTCGACGGCACCTGGCACCTGACTTCGGCGAACCGGATCTAGGTCGCGTTCATCGTACATGTCCCGGCCCATCGTCAGGGATTCGCTGACGCAGGCAAGCTGCGTCAGCGCAAAGCTCAGGCCACGGGGTTGAGCGGGAGTGTTGGCACGCTCCGGCTTCGATCGGAGTTGCGGGCATCTGGAGCAGGGGGCTCCCCGGAGGGGCCTAGGTCCGGGGGGCCCGCTTCAAGTTTCAGGGAGTGGGGAACGGGTCGCGCCGACGTTGATCACTTCATGTGAAGCCGCTTGGAAACCAGCGTCGGCGCGGAACCAGGGCCAACCCGGAACACTTGGAGCGGGTCGCCGGGGCATAGGCCCATCCGGGGGGCCCGGGCGCCGCAGCTTGGACGGGTTGTCCGTCGAAGCCGGAGTGTGGCAACACTCCCGCTCAACCCCGTGGCGTGAGCTTTGCGCTGACGCAGCTTGCCTGCGTCAGCGAATCCCTGACGCGGGTCTGGGACACGGGCGAATCAGTCCCGAACAGGGCCGGGACACGGGCGAATCAGTCCCGAACAGGGCCGGGACGCGGGCGGATCAGTCCCGCTCCAGGAGCAGGGCCCCTCCCTGGCCGCCTCCGATGCAGAGGCTGGCCATGCCCCTGCGGGCGCCGGTGCGGCGGAGGACGTGGAGGAGGTGGAGGACGATGCGGGCGCCGCTGCAGCCCACGGGATGGCCCAGGGCGATGCCGCCGCCGTCCACGTTCAGGCGCTCCGGGTCGATGGGGGCGAAGGGGGGGGTGCCCAGTTCTTCGCGGCAGTAGGGTTCGTCCGCCCAGGCTTCCTGGCAGGCCAGCACCTGGGCGGCGAAGGCCTCGTTGATCTCCCAGAAATCCACATCCCCGGTGCCCAGGCCCCGGCGCCGGAGGAGGGGGGCCATGGCGTGCACGGGACCCAGGCCCATCTGGCTGGGTTCCAGAGCGGCCCAGTGGCCGTCCACGATGCGCCCCAGGCTGGTGAGGCCGTGGCGGCGCATGGCCGGTTCGCTGGCCAGCAGGAGGCAGGCGGCGCCATCGGAGATCTGGGCGCTGTTGCCGGCGGTGACCCGGCCGTGGGGGGCCTGGAAGGCGGGCTTGAGACGGGCGAGACCCGCCGGGTCCGCATCCCGCCGCAGGCCCTCGTCCCGGTCCCGGAGGATCCCGTCGTCGCCGGCCAGGGGGGCCAGTTCCTCCAGGCGGCCCCCGTCCTGGGCCCGGGCCAGGCGGCGGTGGCTTTCCAGGGCGAAGGCGTCCATGCGCTCCCGGGTGAGGCCGAAGCGGGTGGCCAGGAGTTCCGCCGTCTGCCCCATGCTCAGACCGCTGAGGGGATCCGTGAGGAGCAGGGCCAGGCCGGAAACGGGCCTGAAGTGGGCCGGCCGCAGCCGGGCCGCCACCTTCGCCTTGGCCCAGGGGCCGCGGGCCCGGGCCAGGTCCGCCAGGATCCGCACCATCCCGTCCCCCACCAGCACCGGGGACCGGCTCATGGCTTCCGTGCCCCCCGCCAGGACCAGGTCCGCCCGGCCGCAGGCGATGTCCAGGGCGGCGGCATCGATGGCCTGCATGCCCGAACCGCAGTTCCGTTGCACGGTCCAGGCCGGCACCGCCTTCCCGCACCCCAGGCGCAGGGCCACCAGGCGGGCGATGTTGGCCTCGTGGGCGCCGGGCAGGATGCACCCCAGGATGACCTCGTCCAGGTCCCCGGGCCCGAAGGTCTGGCGGGCCAGGAGGGCCTTGCCCGCCGCCACCGCCAGATCCGAGGCCCCGAAGGGGCCGGGGATCCCCCGGGCCTTCAGGAAGGGGGTGCGGGCCCCGTCCACGATGTGCACGGGTCTCCCCGGGGGGTAGGCGCCCATGGTCACGCCTTGGGCTGGCCGATCCGGGTGAAGTCGTCCACCCGGATGGCTTCCCGTCGTGCGTCCAGGGCCCGGCGGAGGGTCTGCCCCTCGGGGCCCGTGAGGATGCCGGCCTGGACGCCATCCGCCACCATGCGGTCCTCGGGCCCCGCGGCCAGGGCGCCCCGGGCCACCGCGGCCCAGAGCTTCTTCTCCACCGGTTCGGCGGCGATGACCTTGCGCAGGGCGTCCTCCAGACGGCCCACCGGCTCCCGGGGATCCATGGGCACGAAGGCGCCGGAGGTGAGGCGGTCCCGCACGGCCGAGGGCTCCAGCAGGATTTCCGCCAGGCGGTGGCCCAGGTGATCGCTGGGCCCCTTGCAGTGGCGGCCGGTGGGGAAGGTGAAGGCGCGGAGCATCCAGGCCGCTGGCCGGTTGGGCAGGTTCCGGAACACGCCGTCGAAGGCCTCCTCGATCTTCTGGAAGCCGTCCTCGCAGGCCCAGCGCAGGAGGGGCCATTCCCCCTCCGGCCGCCCCCGGTCCTCGAACTGCTTGAGACAGGCCGAGATCAGGTACAGGTTGCTGAGGATAT is a genomic window containing:
- a CDS encoding type II secretion system protein GspD — translated: MPRRTSTRLILQVLAAAVAAAAETPAQGPGPFSFNPAQNPPFAVVNPNGPPPDGTVTVAPGPRYTLDAAHQDVRALIKALAKKSGKPISILNLPLQLVTVSFENLPFDKALAHVLAAGGLDFRMVDGVCVVGQSVDLRLQYPQATDGELDATYRCRRVGAATLASTLTNLLPGIRAFPGPLFLSPELKDSSGADTQGGQVKTFGATDTSYRTHDVVISGPADLVRRALTLAQKFDRSRRMVRLKVKIITINESAKKNLGVNWMDVVSLAATERPNVDALGFPLKEGGNATGALVDGIRMGKFAHAPLTISATLHVLEQKGLAKTLSNPTLMILDGERSFILDGEKYYYPEFKSRDQNGQAIFGAAEMKIGVYLQVSVQVGTDNDMILTLYPQVTTIAGYTTINGANVPNVFTSEEQTTVRATSGEVLVLGGLTRERTGSDRNGLPFLSRIPLLGRLFSSSTKESVKSELMIILTPELVEEPAPKTDMIFTASDAHGAPPAPAGAGEPPAASTDGRQLP
- a CDS encoding helix-turn-helix domain-containing protein is translated as MPELTTFTPTPLEQAWGLYATAVGSVEGGMGAPPSGWRLLYLVRGEALLGRHRLRVEAGEVVLLDSREGCDLVPDARRGCTLHHVDFGGAWMERWAGLDLFGTPPRVVRAGFDEGLLGGIVKLRELARNPPAGAGLLMAGALGDLLARLEIAGRQGVGEGRQGRLVNDARRILADPAGDRLNLEAAASELGVSYSWFRRSFRAQTGLAPQRYRLLLRLDRACRMLEDSRLTIGAVARALGFSSQAYFARMFRRETGLSPSVWRSKRVNLRGDSGT
- a CDS encoding PTS fructose transporter subunit IIC; translation: MRDVLKHLKQYLLCGVSHVIPFVACGGILIAFSIALAPMRPGLGPDFSHAPALKVLLDIGSAAFTLVVPVLSGYIAFGMTDRPGLVPGFVGGFVANTVGAGFLGGIISGLLAGGAVMLLKRIPVNRLLRPIMPILVIPVLSSVAVGLLMYGLLGAPIRDLMGAMGQALRGLGSGNQVFLGLVLGAMIAFDMGGPVNKTAFFFGVAMIKEGNVAVMGACAAAICIPPLGLGLATLLAPSRWSAQERESGLAALAMGAIGITEGAIPFAAADPLRVIPVIMGGSALGAVLAMLGGVGDHAPHGGLIVMPVVDHRLWYLAAILAGTLAVAVAMNIVRAGGPKEAK
- a CDS encoding PTS fructose transporter subunit IIB, which translates into the protein MKIIAITACPTGIAHTYMAAECLERAGAQLGHQVKVETQGAMGVENRLTEDDIAGADALILAADIPVTGRERFDGVPRILEVPVQQAIRNPAEIFGRLP
- the ptsP gene encoding phosphoenolpyruvate--protein phosphotransferase — protein: MTRETVFAFPLPGGLHARPAAALRDRALAFDARCVFINDRTGARAPLGNLLGLLATDTRHRDPCRILAEGPGAELARADLADFLQGAFLACDAPGEPPRESPRAGIALRRILDGAGCAFHQGLPVAPGVGTGPAVLDRPPRTAIQGAPCADPAAASRDLHGALARVLEALRAGAALPGDPARAAVLEAQAAMLQDAEWIAVMEEGLAQGAPAAVYRGARWARARLLASGSPYLRERALDVQDLGDRLLAELGAAAPGVLELPGPCVVVAHDLTPSRLLALDRRLVRGLVLAEGAATSHTAILARNFGIPCVAGAGGPALAPGQRVTVDGDRGLVVPDPPAALEAYYGIQARERSRLPAPGAGLTSDGVPIGLQANILGAGEAGPAFACGAEGIGLFRSEMLFLDRDSAPGEEEQYQAYRQVLEAAAGRPVVLRLLDVGGDKPLPYLPLPPEANPYLGRRGVRWYALHPDLVRTQLRAAARASAHGDLRLMIPMVAEAAEIRAVRALMAEAAEAPLPLGIMVEVPAAALNLEALAREADFLCVGTNDLVQYLFAADRGDARVARASHDWHPATLRVLARIVAQASGRPLSLCGEMAGRPGLLPLLVGLGFRTLSLAPALLPEARRALARLDSARCRDLAERALASEDADAVEALLREGAGQGRTAELVTLDLIEPRASCASKEEAIKLLAERVAALGRARDPLALEEAAWERELTYATGVGFGFAVPHCKSTAVEIPSLAVLRLAEPVPWGSLDGLPVDCLLFLATPAGDGGQEHLRIFARLARKLMDPAFRDALRAAPSSQEILTLLGHQVITPI